A genomic segment from Flavobacterium litorale encodes:
- a CDS encoding DUF2256 domain-containing protein, whose product MGIKNTSSKGNKSYLPSKTCATCGRDFTWRKKWEKNWEAVKYCSAACRKK is encoded by the coding sequence ATGGGTATAAAAAATACCTCCAGTAAAGGCAACAAATCCTACTTGCCAAGTAAAACCTGTGCCACTTGTGGGCGCGATTTTACTTGGCGTAAAAAGTGGGAAAAAAACTGGGAAGCAGTAAAATACTGTAGTGCTGCTTGCCGCAAAAAATAA
- a CDS encoding DUF2805 domain-containing protein produces MKKSNRAALEKETIDAIVKLAQEEKKPLQKIKKQFGLAEKEVIDIMRENLPADSFEQWKKKHVSKKSKPQKFNPIEDDDVDTKYYINKKF; encoded by the coding sequence ATGAAAAAGAGTAATCGTGCAGCACTAGAGAAAGAGACCATTGATGCAATTGTGAAATTAGCGCAAGAAGAGAAAAAACCACTACAAAAAATTAAAAAGCAATTTGGTTTAGCTGAAAAAGAAGTTATTGATATTATGCGAGAAAACTTACCCGCAGATAGCTTTGAACAATGGAAAAAGAAACACGTATCTAAAAAATCAAAACCACAAAAATTCAATCCTATCGAGGATGACGATGTAGATACAAAATATTACATTAATAAAAAATTTTAA
- a CDS encoding T9SS type A sorting domain-containing protein, with product MKKLLLSFAIAFASIIYAQNGNTACSEAQALCGALGSPFVNTFNAGPAIPGPDYDCLGSQPNPFWFYIPISDAGDLYFALSQEGLQGNGIDIDFICYGPFTSLEDSCNNLNEDHVVDCSYSASAQETASITNAQVGEFYIMMVTNFSDQEGHITIDILENSTGAIDCAGINLNAFLDANANGVKDDGENDFMIGTFNYELNNDGVVHNATTPNGNYFIYEPEMVNTYDVGFNVLPLYAPYFSVTPSYYENVSTTSIETVTTYYFPVTLVEEYDDVAVYIIPVEQPQPGFEHDVILSYVNLGSSTVAAGSIDFSVESPLTITNVDETVTDLTDTGFTYNFTNLEPYETVTFPVTLSLPPDVELLGDIVTTTAIITPLTGDITPDNNTSVNSDIVVGAYDPNDKMESRGRNVLITDFDTNDYLYYTIRFQNLGTASAINVRIEDVLNEQLDNSTVEMIRSSHDYIMEQDENKLIWYFNEIMLPAAQDDEESSNGYVYFRVKPFPDFAVGDVIPNGAGIYFDFNEVVETNVFETHFVEAALNNQAFTLNNFTLYPNPTNNMVTLTLGNTTTDNMASVKVYDITGKVLFSSNAPSNATNIDVSTYTTGIYFVEVHTNKGIKHTEKLIVN from the coding sequence ATGAAAAAATTATTACTAAGTTTTGCAATTGCATTTGCAAGTATTATTTATGCTCAAAATGGTAATACTGCATGCTCAGAGGCACAGGCACTTTGTGGTGCACTAGGGAGCCCTTTTGTTAACACCTTTAATGCTGGTCCAGCAATACCAGGTCCCGATTATGACTGCTTGGGCTCTCAACCTAATCCATTCTGGTTTTATATACCGATAAGCGATGCCGGAGATCTTTATTTTGCGCTTTCTCAGGAAGGACTACAAGGAAATGGTATTGATATTGATTTTATTTGCTATGGTCCTTTCACTTCGTTAGAAGATTCGTGTAATAACTTAAATGAAGACCATGTAGTTGATTGTAGCTATTCAGCATCAGCACAAGAAACGGCTAGTATAACTAATGCACAAGTTGGAGAGTTTTATATCATGATGGTAACTAATTTCTCAGACCAAGAAGGACATATAACTATTGATATTTTAGAGAATTCGACTGGTGCCATTGATTGTGCTGGTATAAACTTAAATGCATTTTTAGATGCCAATGCCAATGGAGTAAAAGACGATGGCGAAAATGATTTTATGATTGGTACTTTTAACTACGAACTAAATAACGATGGCGTAGTACATAATGCTACAACACCAAACGGTAACTACTTTATATACGAGCCAGAAATGGTTAACACATACGATGTCGGCTTTAATGTGCTACCCTTGTATGCACCTTATTTTTCGGTAACTCCATCTTACTATGAAAACGTGAGCACAACATCCATTGAAACTGTTACTACATACTATTTCCCCGTAACTTTAGTAGAGGAATACGATGATGTAGCTGTTTACATAATTCCAGTAGAGCAACCACAGCCAGGGTTTGAACACGATGTAATACTTAGCTATGTTAACCTTGGTAGTAGTACGGTAGCGGCTGGCAGTATTGACTTTTCAGTAGAAAGTCCGCTTACCATAACAAACGTAGACGAAACGGTAACAGACCTTACCGATACAGGTTTTACGTACAATTTCACAAACCTTGAACCTTACGAAACCGTTACATTTCCTGTAACGCTATCGCTCCCTCCAGATGTTGAATTACTCGGAGATATTGTAACGACTACAGCTATTATAACGCCTCTTACAGGTGATATAACACCTGACAATAATACATCTGTTAATAGCGATATTGTAGTTGGTGCATATGACCCTAATGATAAAATGGAGTCGAGAGGTAGAAATGTATTGATTACTGATTTTGATACTAACGATTACTTATACTACACCATCAGATTCCAAAACTTGGGTACTGCAAGTGCTATAAATGTTAGAATTGAAGATGTACTTAACGAACAATTAGATAACAGTACAGTAGAAATGATACGCTCAAGCCATGATTATATTATGGAGCAAGACGAAAATAAGTTAATATGGTATTTTAACGAAATTATGCTCCCTGCAGCACAGGACGATGAAGAAAGTAGTAATGGTTATGTATATTTTAGAGTTAAACCATTCCCAGACTTTGCTGTAGGCGATGTAATACCAAACGGTGCTGGAATTTACTTTGATTTTAATGAAGTAGTAGAAACGAATGTTTTCGAAACTCATTTTGTAGAAGCTGCATTAAACAATCAAGCATTTACACTTAATAACTTTACATTGTATCCTAACCCAACTAATAATATGGTAACCCTTACATTAGGTAATACCACTACAGATAACATGGCATCCGTAAAAGTTTACGATATAACAGGTAAAGTATTATTTAGCAGTAACGCACCAAGTAATGCTACAAACATAGATGTATCAACATACACTACAGGCATTTACTTTGTGGAGGTGCACACAAATAAAGGAATTAAGCATACTGAAAAGCTAATAGTAAACTAA
- the idi gene encoding isopentenyl-diphosphate Delta-isomerase — MTEEKVILVNENDEQIGLMPKMEAHEKALLHRAFSVFILNSKNEIMLQQRAAQKYHSPLLWTNTTCSHQREGETNLQAGNRRLMEEMGIQAELKELFSFIYKAPFDNGLTEHELDHVMIGYYDDAPNINKEEAESWKWMSIEAVKEDMKANPSIYTVWFKIIFDEFYHYLEEHKSPLVKEQ; from the coding sequence ATGACCGAAGAAAAAGTAATTTTAGTAAACGAAAATGACGAGCAAATAGGGTTAATGCCTAAAATGGAAGCACACGAAAAAGCCCTGCTTCACCGTGCATTTTCGGTATTTATACTTAACTCCAAAAACGAAATTATGCTGCAGCAACGTGCAGCACAAAAATACCATTCGCCACTTTTATGGACCAATACCACCTGTAGCCACCAACGTGAGGGCGAAACCAATTTACAGGCAGGCAACCGCAGGTTAATGGAAGAAATGGGCATACAGGCAGAGCTAAAAGAGCTTTTCTCGTTTATATACAAAGCACCGTTTGATAATGGGCTTACCGAGCATGAGCTAGACCACGTAATGATAGGATATTATGATGATGCACCCAATATAAATAAGGAAGAAGCAGAGAGCTGGAAATGGATGAGCATTGAGGCAGTAAAGGAAGATATGAAAGCTAATCCTAGTATTTATACTGTATGGTTTAAAATAATATTCGATGAATTTTATCATTATCTCGAAGAGCACAAAAGCCCTTTAGTAAAGGAGCAGTAA
- a CDS encoding ABC1 kinase family protein: MKRLDSIPVNKIDRVSKLVTTGVKVGGNYLKYYGKKIVNPELTKEGLHEDNAADIYDGLKELKGSALKVAQMLSMEKNLLPESYVEKFSLSQFSVPPLSSPLVMKTFKKYFGVEPHVLFDEFNAESINAASIGQVHKAKKGGKDLAVKIQYPGIRESIGTDIAMVKPIAVRMFNLQGTSDEYFQEIEGKLIEETDYTLELQQSEAVRKACSILTELKFPAYYPELSCEKIITMDWMEGKHLSEWCNEEHLQEERDKVGQVLYDFYMYQIHGLKKFHADPHPGNFLIDEDANLVAIDFGCMKALPDDFSEPYFKLITPATVANDDLFREKLYELSVLREDDSPEDEAYFFNLFKELLTVFVEPYNHDVFDFGRPEFSETIAKLSEQFANDKTLRKMNGNRGSKHFIYVNRTFFGLYSLLFDLKSRIDIYGYKKYLQ, encoded by the coding sequence ATGAAAAGACTAGACTCCATTCCCGTTAATAAAATAGATCGGGTTAGTAAATTGGTAACCACAGGCGTAAAAGTAGGTGGCAATTACCTTAAATACTACGGCAAAAAAATAGTAAACCCAGAACTGACTAAAGAAGGCTTGCACGAAGACAATGCAGCCGATATTTACGATGGACTTAAAGAGCTAAAAGGTAGTGCGCTAAAGGTAGCGCAAATGCTTAGCATGGAAAAAAATTTACTGCCCGAAAGCTATGTAGAGAAATTTTCGTTAAGCCAGTTCTCCGTACCACCATTATCGTCACCACTGGTAATGAAAACCTTTAAAAAGTACTTTGGTGTAGAACCCCATGTGCTTTTTGATGAGTTTAATGCTGAAAGTATTAATGCAGCCAGTATCGGTCAGGTACACAAAGCCAAAAAGGGGGGTAAAGATCTTGCCGTTAAAATACAATATCCAGGCATACGCGAGAGCATAGGTACCGATATTGCAATGGTTAAACCTATTGCTGTACGCATGTTTAACCTACAAGGAACATCAGACGAGTACTTTCAGGAAATTGAAGGAAAACTAATAGAAGAAACAGATTATACCTTAGAGTTACAGCAAAGCGAAGCAGTACGCAAGGCATGCAGCATATTAACAGAGCTCAAGTTCCCAGCGTATTACCCAGAGTTGTCGTGCGAAAAAATCATCACAATGGATTGGATGGAAGGCAAGCACCTTTCGGAATGGTGTAATGAGGAACACTTGCAAGAAGAACGTGATAAGGTAGGGCAGGTATTGTACGATTTTTATATGTATCAGATACATGGACTTAAAAAATTCCATGCCGACCCACATCCAGGTAATTTTTTAATTGATGAAGATGCCAACCTTGTAGCAATAGACTTTGGTTGTATGAAGGCATTGCCCGACGATTTCTCGGAACCTTATTTTAAATTAATAACACCTGCTACAGTTGCTAACGACGATTTGTTTAGAGAAAAACTATATGAACTCAGTGTGTTGCGTGAAGACGATTCGCCAGAAGACGAAGCGTATTTCTTTAACCTCTTTAAAGAACTCCTTACTGTATTTGTAGAACCGTACAACCATGATGTTTTCGATTTCGGTCGCCCTGAATTTAGCGAAACCATAGCCAAACTTAGTGAGCAATTTGCTAACGATAAAACATTAAGAAAGATGAATGGTAACCGAGGCTCTAAACACTTTATATATGTTAACAGAACCTTTTTTGGGCTGTACAGCCTGCTATTCGACTTAAAGTCGCGAATTGATATTTATGGGTATAAAAAATACCTCCAGTAA
- a CDS encoding DUF2089 family protein encodes MIVPKLPVSCPSCAASLQVSQLSCPKCQTQVSGNYPLPTLLRLTAEEQHFILQFFIASGSLKQMATQMGNSYPTVRNKLDDLIEKVKDLMPEE; translated from the coding sequence ATGATTGTACCTAAACTTCCTGTATCCTGCCCTAGTTGTGCAGCATCATTACAGGTTTCTCAACTCTCCTGCCCCAAGTGCCAAACACAGGTTTCGGGCAATTACCCACTACCCACACTACTTCGGCTTACAGCCGAAGAGCAGCATTTTATACTCCAGTTTTTTATTGCTAGCGGTAGCCTGAAACAAATGGCTACACAAATGGGTAATAGCTACCCTACGGTTCGTAATAAACTGGACGATCTCATCGAAAAAGTAAAAGATTTAATGCCCGAAGAGTAA
- a CDS encoding type I phosphomannose isomerase catalytic subunit, translating to MIMELYPILFEPILKDRLWGGTKLKTDLGKHIPTNTTGESWELSDVDGDVSIVSNGVYSGKSLTELLNSYPAAILGNKVYEQYGAKFPLLFKFLDAHRDLSIQVHPNDALAKKRHNSFGKTEMWYVMQADEGAKIIVGFKEKSSPEEYIKHLEDKNLVEILNLVEVKAGDVFFLETGTIHAIGAGIVIAEIQQTSDITYRIYDWDRVDAQGNSRELHVEQALDAMNYNTTQTKKEYTKTANTTNVMVDCPYFTTGYLPLLGDMAVTKKGASFTVYICTDGAYTLTANQKEYNFKKGDTILIPAALQHYSLSGKATLLEIYIA from the coding sequence ATAATTATGGAACTCTATCCTATACTATTTGAACCCATCCTGAAAGATAGGCTTTGGGGTGGTACCAAATTAAAAACAGACCTTGGCAAACATATACCTACCAATACTACTGGCGAAAGCTGGGAGCTATCGGATGTAGATGGTGATGTTAGTATTGTTAGCAACGGTGTTTATTCTGGTAAATCGTTAACCGAATTACTCAACAGCTATCCAGCGGCAATTTTAGGCAATAAAGTATACGAGCAATATGGCGCAAAATTTCCGTTACTGTTTAAATTTTTAGATGCGCATCGTGATTTATCCATACAAGTGCACCCCAACGATGCACTAGCAAAAAAGCGACATAACTCGTTTGGTAAAACCGAAATGTGGTATGTAATGCAGGCAGACGAGGGCGCGAAGATAATAGTAGGCTTTAAAGAAAAATCGAGCCCAGAAGAATATATAAAACACCTTGAAGATAAGAATCTGGTTGAGATATTAAATTTGGTTGAGGTAAAGGCTGGCGATGTTTTCTTTTTAGAAACAGGAACCATACACGCCATTGGTGCAGGTATTGTAATAGCCGAAATACAGCAAACGAGTGATATTACGTATCGTATTTACGATTGGGATAGGGTAGATGCACAAGGAAACTCTCGCGAATTGCATGTGGAGCAGGCATTGGATGCGATGAACTATAATACTACGCAAACCAAAAAAGAGTATACCAAAACAGCTAACACAACCAACGTAATGGTAGATTGCCCTTATTTTACAACAGGTTACTTACCACTACTGGGCGATATGGCAGTTACTAAAAAGGGGGCTAGCTTTACCGTTTACATATGTACTGATGGGGCATATACCCTTACAGCAAACCAAAAGGAATACAATTTTAAAAAAGGCGATACAATATTAATACCTGCTGCTTTGCAACACTATTCGCTTTCGGGTAAAGCAACCTTGCTAGAAATATATATAGCTTAA
- a CDS encoding DUF4369 domain-containing protein has product MKKIILLLSLLFILIACKEDKKPDDTNLHITGYIKGLKKGTLYIQHIRDTALISIDTIIINGKSSFESHLQLNSPEMLYLFLDRGQTNSIDNNLPFFAEPGEINIKTTNDDFFEKAIITGSQNHDLYEEFSKIKQRFTNSRLDLIEKSMKAVQDNNKALQDSISEQMNQVTKRHYLFTANYALNNARYEVGPYLALSEIYNAKLKYLDTIQKSMSEEVATSRYGKMLTEYVREIKVKNSDSEK; this is encoded by the coding sequence ATGAAAAAAATTATACTGCTACTATCACTACTTTTTATATTAATTGCCTGTAAAGAAGATAAAAAGCCTGACGATACTAACTTACATATTACAGGGTATATAAAAGGATTAAAAAAGGGTACATTGTACATACAGCATATACGAGATACAGCTTTAATATCGATAGACACTATAATAATTAACGGGAAATCATCTTTTGAGAGCCATTTACAGTTAAATTCTCCAGAGATGCTTTATTTATTTTTAGATAGAGGACAAACCAACTCAATAGATAACAACCTGCCATTTTTTGCTGAGCCTGGCGAAATAAATATAAAAACTACTAACGATGACTTTTTTGAAAAAGCAATTATTACAGGCTCTCAAAATCATGACCTTTACGAGGAGTTCTCAAAAATTAAGCAACGCTTTACCAACAGTAGACTTGATCTTATTGAGAAAAGTATGAAAGCCGTACAAGACAATAATAAAGCACTACAAGATAGCATTTCGGAACAAATGAATCAGGTAACCAAGAGGCACTACCTATTTACCGCAAACTATGCACTGAATAATGCAAGGTATGAGGTAGGTCCTTATTTAGCGTTGTCAGAAATATACAATGCAAAACTAAAGTATTTAGATACAATACAAAAAAGCATGTCCGAAGAGGTAGCTACATCCCGTTATGGTAAAATGCTTACTGAGTATGTTAGAGAAATAAAAGTAAAAAATTCCGATTCTGAGAAATGA
- a CDS encoding 6-pyruvoyl trahydropterin synthase family protein: MKVSVSRKAHFNAAHRLYCPDWTDEQNDAVFGKCNNPNFHGHNYELVVSVTGTVNPKTGYVIDMKVLKDIIKDEVEEPFDHKNLNLDVPEFSELNPTAENIVVVIWNKIRKRIDSAMALEVVLYETPRNFVTYKGE, from the coding sequence ATGAAAGTAAGCGTAAGCAGAAAAGCGCATTTTAATGCCGCGCATCGTTTGTATTGCCCCGATTGGACGGATGAGCAGAATGATGCTGTTTTTGGTAAATGCAATAACCCCAATTTTCACGGTCATAACTACGAGCTTGTAGTTAGTGTTACGGGAACTGTTAACCCTAAAACAGGCTACGTAATAGATATGAAAGTGCTTAAGGACATTATTAAAGATGAAGTGGAAGAACCTTTTGACCATAAAAACCTGAACCTTGATGTTCCTGAATTTTCCGAATTAAACCCTACCGCCGAAAATATTGTTGTAGTAATATGGAACAAAATACGAAAGCGTATAGATAGTGCTATGGCGCTAGAAGTAGTACTGTATGAAACACCAAGAAATTTTGTAACATATAAAGGGGAATAA
- a CDS encoding alpha/beta hydrolase family protein, protein MKKIIMLLTLLITTGLFAQDIAGSWYGQIVFPGGKLRIGLNIKKVEQGYTATMDSPDQGVKDIPVDKISYENKVLTFNISAISANYKGEYKDNGFTGTLTQNNMDIALNLGRTPIKADDKAKERPQEPKKPYPYYSEDVTFKNEKAGITLAGTLTMPEKEGNFPAVILVSGSGPQNRDEEILDHKPFLVLADHLTKKGIAVLRYDDRGVGKSGGTFSGATTNDFATDVEAAFAYLQSLPSINKKKIGIIGHSEGGTIAPIVASKNEDVAFIVLMAGTAIPGDELMMLQNYLLGKTNGMPEEELTKLGVINRKIYDVIKEEEDQEALQEKLYTVFNTDMKPLFIANGVPEAQLIPYINMQLKELSSAWYVNFIRYDPTKALENTECPILAINGDKDLQVAAIPNLEAIKRAAAKSGNKKVTTKKLEGLNHLFQETTSGAPAEYGTITQTISPVALNEISSWIIKQVK, encoded by the coding sequence ATGAAAAAAATTATTATGCTACTAACTCTCCTTATTACTACAGGATTGTTTGCTCAAGATATAGCAGGCTCGTGGTACGGGCAAATTGTTTTTCCTGGCGGAAAACTGCGTATCGGACTCAATATCAAAAAAGTGGAGCAAGGCTATACAGCAACTATGGACAGTCCAGATCAGGGGGTTAAAGACATTCCTGTAGATAAAATAAGCTATGAAAATAAAGTACTAACATTTAATATTTCTGCTATTAGTGCTAATTATAAGGGCGAATACAAGGACAATGGCTTTACAGGCACGCTTACACAAAACAATATGGATATAGCCCTCAATCTTGGTCGTACCCCAATAAAAGCAGATGATAAAGCGAAAGAACGACCACAAGAGCCCAAAAAACCATATCCGTATTACAGCGAAGATGTGACTTTTAAAAACGAAAAAGCAGGAATAACACTCGCGGGAACATTAACCATGCCCGAAAAGGAGGGTAATTTTCCTGCTGTAATTTTAGTAAGTGGTAGTGGTCCGCAAAATAGGGACGAAGAAATATTAGACCACAAACCATTTTTGGTTTTAGCAGATCATCTTACCAAAAAAGGGATAGCTGTATTGCGTTATGACGATCGTGGTGTGGGCAAATCTGGTGGTACATTTTCGGGTGCTACAACTAACGATTTTGCTACCGATGTTGAAGCTGCATTTGCATACCTGCAATCGTTACCATCAATCAATAAAAAAAAGATAGGTATTATTGGGCATAGCGAGGGTGGAACCATAGCACCAATAGTAGCATCTAAAAACGAAGATGTTGCTTTTATTGTGCTTATGGCAGGTACCGCAATACCTGGTGACGAGTTAATGATGTTACAAAATTATTTACTAGGAAAAACAAACGGAATGCCTGAAGAGGAGTTAACGAAACTAGGCGTTATAAACAGAAAAATATACGATGTTATAAAAGAGGAGGAGGATCAGGAGGCTTTACAAGAAAAACTATATACCGTTTTTAATACAGATATGAAACCGCTTTTTATAGCAAATGGTGTACCCGAAGCACAATTAATACCCTATATTAATATGCAATTAAAGGAGCTATCATCGGCTTGGTACGTTAACTTTATACGTTACGACCCTACCAAAGCATTAGAAAACACAGAGTGCCCCATACTTGCTATAAACGGCGATAAAGACTTACAGGTTGCTGCAATTCCAAACTTAGAGGCAATTAAAAGAGCTGCTGCAAAAAGTGGCAACAAAAAAGTGACAACAAAAAAATTAGAAGGGCTTAATCATTTGTTTCAGGAAACTACTTCGGGCGCACCAGCAGAGTACGGTACCATAACACAAACTATTTCGCCAGTAGCATTAAATGAAATATCGAGTTGGATAATTAAACAAGTAAAATAG
- a CDS encoding TetR family transcriptional regulator C-terminal domain-containing protein gives MATKKIKAPTKSDIITKYSDYCLINGNRPATVYKFAKDNGFEEAHFYAHFSSFEMLEHHYFTEMFTYTVEMLEQSPAYANYSGTEKLSAFYFTFFEMATANRSFIMYLMDDNNSSVRNMLKLKELRKVFTNYAMQVLERPLDMKNERADKAQDKALREAAWLQFLSVFKFWMKDTSPSFEKTDVFIEKSVKASSDLVYNTPLQSLFDLGKFLWKEKFTA, from the coding sequence ATGGCAACAAAAAAAATAAAAGCACCCACAAAATCAGATATTATAACCAAGTATTCAGACTACTGCCTAATCAACGGCAATCGTCCTGCTACAGTGTACAAATTTGCAAAAGATAATGGCTTTGAAGAAGCCCATTTTTATGCGCACTTCAGCTCTTTTGAAATGCTAGAACACCATTATTTTACTGAAATGTTTACGTATACTGTGGAGATGTTAGAGCAATCGCCAGCGTATGCTAATTATTCGGGAACCGAGAAACTATCGGCTTTCTACTTTACGTTTTTTGAGATGGCAACAGCAAACCGCAGTTTTATAATGTACCTTATGGACGATAATAACTCTTCGGTTCGTAATATGCTCAAATTAAAAGAACTCCGCAAAGTATTTACCAATTACGCTATGCAGGTGCTAGAAAGACCTTTGGATATGAAAAACGAACGTGCCGATAAGGCACAGGATAAAGCGTTACGCGAAGCTGCATGGTTGCAGTTTTTATCGGTATTCAAATTCTGGATGAAAGACACTTCACCAAGTTTTGAGAAAACAGATGTATTTATCGAAAAATCGGTAAAAGCATCTTCAGACCTTGTGTACAACACGCCCTTACAAAGCCTGTTTGACCTTGGCAAGTTTTTATGGAAAGAAAAATTTACAGCGTAG